From Chelatococcus sp. YT9, a single genomic window includes:
- a CDS encoding putative adhesin gives MQNPIKLFTNPVGDDIYAWTLAEGRPSAGVHACVISTHGSRFHGVYFSWPIVELVFYGPEGASLVQPISTDIIGVLAETYPTYESMACGPYPDYFLSKYQGPDETYELLGNLPLHVAHRYSMRRPEDRPMSRPHSEAAALYANSGVPIYKDLVSRHGIWTMDVITVRRRFPKVPTRLSTLIKALHKRGYLYRTIHCDFCRSPLLPFCEPTYSPERRHTF, from the coding sequence ATGCAAAATCCCATTAAACTTTTTACAAACCCCGTCGGTGACGACATATATGCATGGACTCTCGCTGAAGGAAGGCCTTCGGCCGGGGTTCATGCATGTGTTATATCAACGCATGGCTCCAGATTTCATGGCGTATATTTCTCGTGGCCAATTGTTGAGCTTGTTTTTTATGGCCCTGAAGGTGCCTCGCTCGTGCAGCCGATCAGTACAGACATCATCGGCGTCCTGGCCGAGACCTATCCAACTTACGAGTCGATGGCGTGCGGCCCATACCCTGACTATTTTCTCAGTAAGTATCAGGGGCCGGACGAGACCTATGAATTGCTAGGCAACCTGCCCCTACATGTCGCTCATCGCTATTCGATGCGGCGGCCAGAGGACCGTCCGATGAGTCGGCCGCACTCCGAGGCTGCTGCGCTTTACGCGAACTCCGGCGTTCCCATATACAAAGACTTGGTGTCCCGGCATGGCATCTGGACGATGGACGTGATCACGGTCAGGCGCCGCTTTCCCAAAGTTCCTACGCGTCTTTCAACGCTCATCAAGGCACTCCATAAACGTGGCTATCTCTATCGCACGATCCACTGCGATTTTTGCAGAAGCCCGCTATTGCCCTTTTGCGAACCAACCTATTCGCCCGAACGACGCCACACGTTTTAA
- the dctP gene encoding TRAP transporter substrate-binding protein DctP — protein MKRRDFLKGAPGAVAAGTVAAAGVAMPAIAQSTPAIKWRMTSSFPKPLDALFGNAEMFAKYVGEATDGQFQIQCFGPGEIVPALQALDAAQNGTVECAHTPIYFYTGKETALAFGTGVPFSFNSRLQYAWLLNGGGNALMDEALAKFNVVGFPCGQSGTQMGGWFRKEINTPDDWKGLKFRIGGLGGDVLARLGVVPQQIAGGDIYPALERGTIDAAEFVSPYDDEKLGFAKVAKYYYAPGFWEGGAMLHMVVNKEKWDALPKHYQAIMRQAADASTNWMLAKYDAFNGPALKRLIGTGTELRFFPNAVLDSAWNAAHELYGEMAAKNPLFKKALESMIAFRTENYLWWQVNEYAFDTLMIRNRTKV, from the coding sequence ATGAAGCGTCGTGATTTCCTGAAAGGTGCCCCCGGCGCTGTCGCCGCCGGCACCGTAGCCGCCGCGGGCGTGGCGATGCCCGCCATCGCCCAGTCCACGCCCGCAATCAAGTGGCGCATGACGTCGAGCTTCCCGAAGCCGCTCGATGCCTTGTTCGGCAACGCCGAAATGTTCGCCAAATATGTGGGCGAGGCAACCGACGGACAATTCCAGATCCAGTGCTTCGGTCCCGGCGAGATCGTGCCCGCATTGCAGGCGCTGGACGCCGCGCAGAATGGCACCGTCGAATGCGCCCATACGCCGATCTATTTCTACACAGGCAAGGAGACGGCGCTGGCCTTCGGCACGGGCGTTCCCTTCAGCTTCAATTCGCGCCTCCAGTATGCCTGGCTGCTCAATGGCGGCGGCAATGCGCTGATGGACGAAGCCCTGGCTAAGTTCAACGTAGTTGGGTTCCCATGTGGCCAATCCGGAACCCAAATGGGCGGTTGGTTCCGTAAGGAGATCAACACGCCGGACGACTGGAAAGGACTCAAATTCCGCATCGGAGGCCTGGGTGGCGACGTGCTCGCGCGGCTCGGCGTGGTGCCCCAGCAGATCGCCGGCGGCGACATCTATCCGGCGCTCGAACGCGGCACGATCGACGCCGCCGAATTCGTCAGCCCATACGATGATGAGAAGCTCGGCTTCGCCAAGGTGGCCAAATACTACTATGCGCCCGGCTTCTGGGAGGGCGGCGCCATGCTCCACATGGTCGTCAACAAGGAGAAGTGGGACGCGCTGCCCAAGCACTACCAGGCGATCATGCGCCAGGCGGCCGATGCCTCAACCAACTGGATGCTGGCGAAATACGACGCCTTCAATGGCCCAGCCCTGAAGCGCCTCATCGGAACCGGCACGGAGCTGCGTTTCTTCCCGAATGCGGTGCTCGATTCCGCGTGGAATGCGGCTCATGAACTCTACGGCGAAATGGCCGCCAAGAACCCCTTGTTCAAGAAGGCGCTGGAATCGATGATCGCATTCCGCACGGAGAATTATCTCTGGTGGCAGGTCAACGAATACGCGTTTGACACCCTGATGATCCGCAATCGCACCAAGGTGTGA
- a CDS encoding DUF1674 domain-containing protein: protein MTSPDKLPSGIAGAGSVAETPRKPLTPAAQRALAEAAERRAAIDARTAALTANREINGRNGPEPVRYDDWEVKGIASDF, encoded by the coding sequence GTGACTAGCCCCGACAAGCTGCCCTCCGGCATAGCCGGCGCCGGGTCGGTGGCGGAGACGCCGCGCAAGCCGCTTACTCCCGCCGCCCAACGCGCGCTGGCCGAAGCCGCCGAACGTCGCGCGGCGATCGACGCCCGTACCGCTGCGTTGACGGCCAACCGCGAAATCAACGGGCGCAACGGGCCGGAGCCCGTGCGCTATGATGACTGGGAAGTCAAAGGCATCGCCAGCGACTTCTGA
- the htpX gene encoding zinc metalloprotease HtpX encodes MNYVKTGMLLAALTALFGVVGYLIGGAAGLLIALALAAGMNLFSYWNSDRLALAAYNAQEVDERAAPEYVGMVRQLAERAGLPMPRVYIIDNPQPNAFATGRNPENAAVAATTGLMRILSREELAGVMAHELAHIKNHDTLTMTISATIAGAISSIAQFGLFFGGGNRNNNGLGTIGTILLVVLAPIAAMIIQMAVSRSREYEADRMGAEFCGNPLWLSTALAKISQGVAHIPNEDAESHPATAPMFIINPLSGRAMDNLFSTHPATENRIAALKQLAHSMGVTPPRSSSFLGGAQRAAGPWGSRSRPRSGPWG; translated from the coding sequence ATGAACTACGTGAAGACCGGTATGCTGCTTGCGGCACTGACGGCGCTGTTCGGCGTGGTCGGTTATCTCATCGGCGGCGCGGCTGGCCTTCTCATCGCCCTGGCGCTCGCGGCGGGCATGAATCTGTTCAGCTATTGGAATTCGGATCGCCTCGCCCTGGCGGCTTACAACGCCCAGGAAGTCGACGAGCGCGCCGCGCCGGAATACGTCGGCATGGTCCGCCAGCTCGCTGAGCGCGCCGGACTGCCAATGCCGCGCGTCTATATCATCGACAACCCCCAGCCCAACGCCTTCGCGACCGGCCGCAACCCCGAGAATGCCGCCGTGGCCGCGACAACGGGCCTCATGCGCATTCTGAGCCGCGAGGAACTGGCCGGCGTCATGGCCCATGAGCTCGCCCATATCAAGAACCACGACACGTTGACGATGACGATCTCGGCCACCATTGCCGGCGCGATCTCCTCGATCGCCCAGTTCGGCCTGTTCTTCGGTGGCGGAAACCGCAACAACAACGGGCTAGGCACGATTGGCACCATTCTGCTCGTCGTGCTGGCGCCGATTGCGGCGATGATCATCCAGATGGCAGTCAGTCGCTCGCGCGAATATGAGGCCGATCGGATGGGGGCGGAATTCTGCGGCAATCCCTTGTGGCTCTCCACCGCTCTCGCCAAGATTTCCCAGGGTGTTGCCCATATCCCGAACGAGGACGCCGAGAGCCATCCGGCCACCGCGCCGATGTTCATCATCAATCCTCTGTCCGGGCGCGCGATGGATAATCTGTTCTCCACTCATCCGGCCACGGAAAACCGGATCGCCGCACTTAAGCAGCTTGCCCACAGCATGGGCGTGACACCGCCGCGCTCATCCTCCTTCCTCGGAGGCGCCCAGCGCGCCGCGGGCCCCTGGGGGAGCAGATCACGCCCGCGCAGCGGCCCCTGGGGTTAA
- a CDS encoding transcription antitermination factor NusB — protein sequence MKPSVPAHRGRSRRDDPPGLAARRMAAAALTRILGHSEGLEDLFDGTAARRAASRDSRPAGVELDLRDRALARAITTAALRRLGTLRKAIGDRLQKGLPRNSGALEAILLVGAAQLLLLDVPDHAAVTTAVDLARGDKRAFPYAKLVNAVLRRIAADREAILAATDPFDVDTPTWLRSRWSDAYGEATARQIAAAHGREPSIDITVKADAPHWAEQLGGLLLPTGSIRLTTRTPVAELPGYAEGAWWVQDAAAAVPARLLRVRPGETVLDLCAAPGGKTAQLAAAGADVTAVDRAEARLERLKENMKRLRLTAACRRADAGTFQHPPADAVLLDAPCSATGTIRRHPDVAWTKRPEDIAALALIQQQLLDHAASLVKPRGVLVYCTCSLEPEEGEAQTSAFLARHPEFRREAIAAAEVGGVDHLITRDGDFRSLPSASVTLADGTVVDGFDGFYAARLRRSDT from the coding sequence TTGAAACCCTCGGTTCCGGCACACCGCGGCCGATCACGGCGGGATGATCCGCCTGGACTCGCCGCGCGTCGCATGGCCGCGGCGGCGTTGACTCGCATCCTGGGCCATAGCGAGGGCTTGGAAGATCTGTTTGACGGCACCGCAGCACGCCGTGCCGCTTCACGGGATAGCAGGCCCGCTGGCGTCGAGCTCGATCTGCGCGACAGGGCTTTGGCGCGCGCCATTACGACCGCCGCCCTTCGCCGTCTCGGCACCCTGCGCAAGGCGATAGGCGACCGTCTGCAGAAGGGCCTGCCGCGCAACTCCGGCGCGCTTGAGGCCATCCTGCTCGTCGGGGCGGCCCAGTTGCTGCTGCTCGACGTACCGGATCACGCGGCTGTGACCACAGCGGTGGACCTTGCCCGCGGCGACAAGCGCGCTTTTCCCTATGCCAAGCTGGTCAACGCCGTGCTGCGCCGTATCGCAGCCGACCGTGAGGCGATCCTGGCCGCGACAGATCCTTTCGATGTCGATACGCCGACGTGGCTGCGCTCCCGCTGGAGCGACGCGTACGGCGAGGCGACAGCACGGCAGATCGCGGCTGCGCACGGGCGAGAGCCCTCGATCGACATCACCGTGAAAGCCGACGCGCCGCATTGGGCGGAACAGCTCGGCGGCCTCCTCCTTCCAACCGGATCGATCCGCCTGACGACGCGAACGCCTGTGGCGGAACTGCCCGGCTATGCCGAGGGCGCCTGGTGGGTGCAGGATGCCGCGGCCGCCGTTCCGGCTCGGCTCCTTCGCGTCCGGCCTGGCGAGACAGTGCTCGATCTCTGCGCCGCGCCGGGCGGCAAGACGGCTCAGCTCGCAGCCGCCGGCGCCGACGTCACCGCCGTGGACAGAGCTGAAGCGAGGCTGGAGCGCCTCAAGGAGAACATGAAGCGGCTCAGGCTCACTGCGGCCTGTCGGAGGGCGGACGCGGGCACCTTTCAGCACCCGCCCGCCGATGCCGTCCTGCTCGACGCGCCGTGCAGCGCGACCGGCACTATTCGCCGCCATCCTGATGTGGCCTGGACAAAGCGCCCGGAGGATATTGCGGCGCTGGCTTTGATCCAGCAGCAGTTGCTGGACCATGCGGCCAGCCTGGTCAAACCCAGAGGCGTGCTCGTCTATTGCACCTGCTCCCTTGAGCCCGAGGAAGGTGAAGCACAGACCAGTGCATTCCTCGCCCGGCATCCGGAATTCCGTCGCGAGGCCATCGCAGCGGCCGAGGTCGGCGGTGTCGATCATCTCATCACGCGTGACGGCGACTTCCGCAGCCTTCCCAGCGCAAGCGTCACATTGGCCGATGGAACCGTCGTCGATGGCTTTGATGGCTTCTACGCCGCCCGTTTGCGGCGGAGTGACACCTGA
- a CDS encoding heparinase II/III family protein, protein MDAVAVRRAEVQKTKTVASPGTDRWRLYGLALGEGWRRLRYCAVSAWRSVFSLHRFAPDRILIVPQDLRTADPTVAGDIYSGYYALAGRVVNTRGSSPFNEEPPSRAWAEALYGFGWLRHLRAADSALSRANARALVDDFFNHATSRHGIATKPRVAARRLISLLDHSPLVLDGADRGFYRRFTRTLGRTAVQLQLSVAGGLRGNDRLIAAVALAYAGLCLNGPSRVLRQANRLLTDELNRQVLPDGGHISRNPRVVVELLTDLLPLSQTYAARGAEPPPALIGAIDRMMPVLRMFRHGEGSLGLFNGMGLTKPDLIATLLAYDDVRAKAMEHAPHSGYERLEAGEAIVLMDVGTPPPAEFSREAHAGCLSFEMSVGAYRLVVNCGAPRPGTGPSAFAARSTAAHSTVTMGDVSSCHFAGATSGNTVGWWLSRFIGTPVLSGPRHVPATRETLPDGISIKASHDGYLSRFGVIHERRLDLGGHGDRLEGEDSFISEGPARPGETDTTLRFHLHPSVRASRIADGPGIFLVLPNQDCWSFEADAGELSLEESVFFAASDGIRRTTQIVVTLDAGLTRSVRWRFLHLGHRPQGESES, encoded by the coding sequence GTGGACGCAGTTGCCGTGAGGAGAGCTGAAGTACAGAAGACAAAAACGGTCGCGTCCCCAGGAACCGACCGTTGGCGTCTTTACGGGCTCGCCCTTGGCGAGGGCTGGCGACGCCTGCGCTATTGTGCCGTCAGCGCATGGCGCAGCGTTTTTTCCCTGCATCGTTTCGCGCCGGATCGCATTCTCATCGTGCCCCAGGACCTGCGGACCGCGGATCCGACCGTCGCGGGTGACATTTACTCCGGCTATTACGCTCTCGCCGGCCGGGTTGTGAATACGCGCGGATCATCCCCGTTCAACGAGGAGCCGCCGAGCCGCGCTTGGGCGGAGGCTCTTTATGGCTTTGGCTGGCTACGACATCTACGGGCCGCGGATTCGGCGCTGTCGCGCGCCAATGCGCGCGCCCTGGTCGATGATTTCTTCAATCACGCCACCTCGCGCCACGGCATCGCAACCAAGCCACGCGTCGCCGCGCGCCGGCTCATCTCGCTCCTCGATCACTCCCCACTCGTGCTCGACGGCGCTGACCGCGGCTTCTACCGGCGGTTCACGCGCACCCTCGGCCGGACCGCCGTTCAGCTCCAGCTTTCGGTCGCCGGCGGATTGCGAGGTAACGACAGGCTTATCGCAGCCGTCGCGCTGGCCTACGCCGGGCTCTGCCTGAACGGCCCGAGCCGGGTGCTACGGCAGGCGAACCGCCTGCTGACCGACGAGTTGAACCGCCAGGTGCTGCCCGATGGCGGCCATATCAGTCGCAATCCACGCGTCGTGGTGGAGCTCCTGACCGATCTGCTGCCGTTGAGCCAGACGTACGCGGCGAGGGGTGCTGAACCGCCGCCGGCGCTCATCGGCGCCATTGATCGGATGATGCCCGTACTGCGCATGTTCCGGCATGGCGAAGGATCGCTAGGCCTGTTCAACGGCATGGGTCTCACAAAGCCGGACCTCATCGCGACCCTCCTCGCCTATGACGACGTGCGCGCCAAGGCGATGGAACATGCACCGCACTCTGGCTACGAACGTCTCGAAGCCGGAGAGGCGATCGTCTTGATGGATGTCGGCACACCGCCCCCCGCTGAATTCTCGCGTGAGGCCCACGCTGGCTGCCTGTCCTTCGAAATGTCAGTCGGGGCGTACCGTCTCGTGGTGAATTGCGGAGCACCGCGCCCTGGCACCGGCCCGTCGGCATTCGCTGCGCGCTCCACAGCGGCTCACTCCACCGTCACCATGGGCGACGTGTCGTCCTGCCATTTTGCAGGCGCTACCAGCGGCAACACGGTCGGCTGGTGGCTCAGCCGCTTCATCGGCACCCCTGTGCTGTCAGGACCGCGCCACGTTCCAGCAACGCGAGAGACCCTCCCGGACGGCATCAGCATCAAGGCCTCGCACGATGGCTATCTCAGCCGCTTCGGAGTGATCCACGAGCGCCGGCTCGATCTGGGCGGACACGGCGACAGGCTCGAAGGCGAGGACAGCTTCATTTCGGAAGGGCCGGCGAGGCCCGGCGAGACTGACACGACGCTACGGTTCCATCTGCATCCCTCCGTCCGCGCCTCGCGGATCGCCGATGGCCCAGGCATCTTCCTCGTATTGCCGAACCAGGATTGCTGGAGCTTCGAGGCGGACGCGGGAGAACTCAGCCTTGAAGAGAGCGTGTTTTTCGCCGCCTCGGATGGGATCAGGCGCACGACACAAATCGTCGTGACCCTTGACGCCGGCTTGACGCGATCGGTGCGTTGGCGCTTCCTGCACCTCGGCCACAGACCGCAGGGGGAAAGCGAAAGCTGA
- the purH gene encoding bifunctional phosphoribosylaminoimidazolecarboxamide formyltransferase/IMP cyclohydrolase, which translates to MLEHPKPLTRALLSVSDKTGLVDFARSLIEHGVSLISTGGTYKAIAEAGLPVTEVSDVTGFPEMMDGRVKTLHPAVHGGLLAIRENPSHQAALLAHGIATIDLLVVNLYPFEATLAGGGSFDDCVENIDIGGPAMIRAAAKNHTDVAVVVEPSDYEAVLQELAAHDGSTTLPLRRRLAQKAYARTASYDAAISNWLAREIGEEAPAFRALGGSLIQPMRYGENPHQPGAFYRTAEARPGVATARQLQGKQLSYNNINDTDAAFECVAEFDPARTSAVVIVKHANPCGVAEGSSLLEAYEKALACDPVSAFGGIVALNQTLDADAARKIVEIFTEVIIAPDASEEAIALVAAKKNLRLLLTGGLPDPRAPGLGFKTVGGGFLVQARDNAVIDDMPLEVVTKRAPTEAERADLIFAFRVAKHVKSNAIVYAKGGATVGVGAGQMSRVDSSRIAAWKAAEAARTAGLPRSLAEGSVVASDAFFPFADGLLAAAEAGATAVIQPGGSMRDDEVIKAADGAGLAMVFTRHRHFRH; encoded by the coding sequence ATGCTTGAACATCCAAAGCCCCTGACACGTGCCCTTCTCTCGGTTTCGGACAAGACCGGCCTCGTCGATTTTGCCCGCAGCCTCATTGAACACGGCGTCTCGCTAATTTCCACCGGCGGCACATACAAGGCCATTGCCGAGGCAGGCCTGCCAGTCACGGAAGTGTCTGATGTCACCGGTTTTCCCGAGATGATGGATGGCCGCGTGAAGACCCTTCACCCTGCCGTCCATGGTGGTCTTCTCGCAATCCGCGAAAATCCCTCCCACCAGGCCGCGCTCCTTGCGCACGGCATCGCGACCATCGATCTGCTCGTCGTCAACCTCTATCCCTTCGAGGCGACGCTTGCGGGCGGCGGCTCCTTCGATGATTGCGTCGAGAACATCGACATCGGTGGCCCCGCCATGATCCGCGCCGCCGCCAAGAACCACACGGATGTCGCCGTTGTTGTTGAACCGTCCGACTACGAGGCGGTTCTGCAGGAGCTCGCCGCCCACGACGGGTCCACCACCCTGCCGTTGCGCCGCCGTCTCGCCCAGAAGGCCTATGCCCGCACCGCCAGCTATGACGCTGCCATCTCCAACTGGCTGGCCCGTGAGATCGGCGAGGAAGCGCCGGCTTTCCGCGCCTTGGGCGGTTCGCTGATCCAGCCCATGCGCTACGGCGAAAACCCCCATCAGCCGGGGGCGTTCTACCGTACGGCGGAAGCGAGGCCCGGCGTCGCCACTGCCCGCCAGCTCCAGGGCAAGCAGCTTTCCTACAACAACATCAACGACACCGATGCGGCCTTCGAATGCGTCGCGGAATTCGACCCCGCGCGCACGTCCGCCGTCGTCATCGTGAAACATGCCAATCCCTGCGGCGTGGCCGAGGGATCTTCCCTGCTCGAGGCTTATGAGAAGGCGCTGGCCTGCGACCCCGTCTCCGCCTTCGGCGGCATCGTCGCCCTCAACCAGACCTTGGATGCCGACGCAGCCCGCAAGATTGTCGAGATCTTCACTGAAGTCATCATCGCCCCCGACGCGAGCGAGGAGGCGATTGCATTGGTCGCCGCCAAGAAGAACCTGAGGCTTCTCCTGACCGGCGGCCTGCCGGATCCGCGCGCGCCGGGCCTCGGCTTCAAAACCGTGGGAGGGGGGTTCCTTGTCCAGGCGCGCGATAACGCCGTCATCGACGACATGCCGCTCGAGGTCGTGACGAAGCGCGCGCCAACGGAGGCCGAACGCGCCGATCTGATCTTCGCCTTCCGAGTCGCGAAGCACGTGAAGTCGAACGCCATCGTTTATGCCAAAGGCGGCGCGACCGTCGGTGTCGGCGCAGGCCAGATGAGCCGCGTCGACTCCTCGCGCATCGCGGCCTGGAAAGCTGCCGAGGCAGCCCGTACCGCCGGCTTGCCGCGCTCATTGGCCGAAGGTTCCGTCGTCGCGTCCGACGCCTTCTTCCCCTTTGCCGATGGGCTTCTGGCAGCGGCTGAGGCGGGGGCCACGGCCGTGATCCAGCCCGGAGGCTCGATGCGCGACGACGAGGTGATCAAGGCCGCCGATGGAGCCGGACTCGCAATGGTGTTCACCCGCCATCGCCATTTTCGCCACTGA
- a CDS encoding carbonic anhydrase, with protein MFPEQLTAGYRAFLDSRFPSERSRYKQLAEKGQKPEVMVIGCCDSRVSPEVIFDASPGELFVARNVANLVPPYETGGDFHGTSAALEFAVQALKVKHIVVLGHASCGGIRAFADDAEPLSPGNFIGKWMALIAPAAEKLGSPAGDRSSYLTKLEHAAIEMSLANLMTFPCIEILVNQGRLQLHGAYFGVASGQLLVRDPATGVFEAVFPDHPGRASLFDCR; from the coding sequence ATGTTTCCGGAGCAACTCACGGCAGGCTATCGGGCTTTTCTCGATAGCCGTTTTCCCAGCGAGCGCAGCCGCTACAAGCAGTTGGCGGAAAAGGGACAGAAGCCGGAGGTCATGGTCATCGGCTGCTGCGATTCGCGTGTATCACCCGAGGTGATCTTCGACGCCAGCCCCGGCGAGCTCTTCGTCGCCCGCAATGTGGCCAATCTGGTACCTCCTTACGAGACCGGAGGCGACTTCCATGGGACCAGCGCCGCGCTCGAATTCGCGGTGCAGGCGCTCAAGGTCAAGCACATCGTTGTGCTCGGCCATGCGAGCTGTGGTGGCATCCGCGCCTTCGCTGATGACGCCGAACCCTTGTCACCGGGTAATTTCATTGGCAAATGGATGGCCCTTATCGCGCCCGCCGCAGAGAAGCTCGGCAGTCCCGCCGGGGACCGCAGCTCCTATCTGACAAAGCTCGAGCATGCCGCGATCGAGATGAGCCTCGCCAATCTCATGACCTTCCCCTGCATCGAGATCCTGGTGAACCAGGGCCGGCTCCAGCTGCATGGCGCCTATTTCGGCGTGGCGAGCGGACAGCTTCTCGTGCGGGACCCCGCAACTGGCGTCTTTGAGGCCGTTTTTCCGGACCACCCCGGCAGAGCCTCGTTGTTCGACTGCCGGTGA
- a CDS encoding aspartate-semialdehyde dehydrogenase yields MGFKVAVVGATGNVGREMMEILADRAFPADEVVALASRRSIGQEVSFGDKTLKVKDLETYDFSDIDICLMSAGGAVSKEWSPRIGAQGAVVIDNSSTWRMDPDVPLVVPEVNAEAVAGFTKKNIIANPNCSTAQLVVALKPLHDHAVIKRVVVATYQSVSGAGKDGMDELFNQTRSIFTAGELKTTKFTKRIAFNLIPHIDVFMEDGYTKEEWKMVAETKKILDPKIKLTATAVRVPVFISHSEAVNIEFEKPITADEARDILRSAPGCVVIDKREDGGYITPHEAAGEDATYISRIREDGTVENGLAMWVVSDNLRKGAALNAVQIAEALVNRKLITPKAKAA; encoded by the coding sequence ATGGGGTTCAAGGTCGCCGTGGTCGGCGCCACGGGCAACGTAGGCCGTGAGATGATGGAGATCCTCGCCGATCGGGCCTTTCCCGCCGACGAGGTCGTTGCTCTCGCGTCACGTCGCAGCATCGGTCAGGAGGTCTCCTTCGGTGACAAGACACTGAAGGTGAAGGATCTCGAGACCTACGATTTCTCCGATATCGATATCTGCCTGATGTCGGCCGGTGGCGCCGTGTCGAAGGAATGGTCGCCGCGGATCGGCGCTCAGGGCGCGGTCGTCATCGACAATTCCTCGACGTGGCGCATGGACCCGGACGTGCCGCTGGTGGTGCCCGAGGTGAATGCCGAGGCGGTCGCCGGCTTCACGAAGAAGAACATCATCGCCAATCCCAACTGCTCGACCGCTCAGCTCGTCGTGGCACTCAAGCCCCTGCATGACCACGCGGTGATCAAGCGTGTCGTGGTGGCGACCTATCAGTCGGTCTCCGGCGCCGGTAAGGACGGCATGGACGAACTGTTCAACCAGACCCGTTCCATCTTCACCGCCGGCGAGCTCAAGACCACCAAGTTCACGAAGCGGATCGCCTTCAACCTGATCCCCCATATCGACGTGTTCATGGAGGACGGGTACACGAAGGAAGAGTGGAAGATGGTCGCGGAGACCAAGAAGATCCTCGACCCGAAGATCAAGCTGACCGCTACCGCGGTACGCGTGCCGGTTTTCATTTCCCATTCAGAAGCGGTCAATATCGAGTTCGAGAAGCCGATCACGGCCGATGAGGCCCGGGATATCCTGCGTTCGGCTCCTGGCTGTGTCGTGATCGACAAGCGCGAGGACGGCGGCTACATCACTCCTCATGAGGCTGCCGGCGAAGACGCGACCTACATCTCGCGCATTCGTGAGGATGGCACTGTCGAGAATGGCCTCGCCATGTGGGTCGTGTCGGACAATCTCCGCAAGGGTGCGGCGCTCAACGCGGTGCAGATCGCCGAGGCCCTGGTGAACCGTAAGCTGATCACGCCGAAGGCCAAGGCGGCGTAA